The following proteins are co-located in the Candidatus Angelobacter sp. genome:
- a CDS encoding DUF692 domain-containing protein: MAANRFNGYSDLGVGIGLRIPHYRHILSKKPTCDWFEIISENYMCDAGRPLEVLDQILEQYKVVQHGVSIYFGSTDPLNREHLKRLKNLIKRTKTPFLSDHLCWGSVDGTYSHDLLPMPYTFAAAKVTARKVREAQDSLEVPICVENVSSYAEFHASEMTEWEFLSEVVELADCGILLDVNNIYVSSMNHTFNPYDYLNNIPHDRVGQIHVAGHSKYEKYILDTHDHAPIDPVWQMYGRAIELCGRTNTLLEWDAHIPSFDEVHETALKANDFIARSLKNGNARQERRHATVAV; this comes from the coding sequence ATGGCAGCAAATCGATTTAACGGCTACTCGGATCTCGGCGTTGGCATCGGGCTGCGGATTCCCCATTATCGCCATATTCTCAGCAAGAAGCCGACCTGCGACTGGTTCGAGATCATCAGCGAAAACTATATGTGCGATGCCGGCCGGCCCCTCGAGGTGCTCGACCAGATCCTCGAGCAATACAAGGTCGTGCAGCATGGCGTCAGCATCTACTTCGGCTCAACCGATCCGCTGAACCGCGAGCATCTCAAGCGTCTCAAGAACCTGATCAAGCGGACAAAGACTCCGTTTCTTTCCGATCATCTTTGCTGGGGGAGCGTGGACGGAACCTATTCGCACGATCTCCTGCCGATGCCGTACACGTTTGCCGCCGCCAAAGTGACGGCTCGCAAGGTGCGCGAGGCGCAGGACTCTCTGGAAGTGCCGATCTGCGTCGAGAATGTCAGCAGTTATGCCGAGTTCCATGCGTCGGAAATGACGGAATGGGAGTTCCTGAGCGAGGTGGTCGAACTGGCCGATTGCGGCATCCTTCTCGACGTGAACAACATCTATGTCTCGTCGATGAATCACACCTTCAATCCATACGATTACCTGAACAACATCCCGCACGATCGCGTCGGCCAGATCCATGTCGCGGGCCATTCCAAGTACGAAAAGTATATCCTCGACACCCACGATCACGCCCCGATCGATCCGGTCTGGCAGATGTATGGCCGGGCGATCGAGTTATGCGGCAGGACCAACACGCTGCTGGAATGGGATGCACACATCCCCAGTTTCGACGAGGTCCACGAGACGGCGCTAAAGGCGAATGATTTCATCGCCCGGTCACTGAAAAACGGCAATGCCAGGCAGGAGCGCCGACATGCGACCGTCGCTGTCTAA
- a CDS encoding DNA-binding domain-containing protein: protein MGGPPMSSVRNTGGPPVPRRQTIAELRELQRLAFATISFPLTKAGDPQRTFRDGRPMRDVAAGFIKPNDRLTSLERIAIYNRQYWYRLMDCLWDDYPGLRAILGKQKFEKLRIAYLTRYPSRSFTLRNLGDHLVQFLEEEPQYTAPNGDICLDMARFEWAQVVAFDGEERPPLAVDDLLGQDPAKLRLSLQPYLTLLEMDYPLDDFVIAVKKRDEAMRSQASNAMEAERIESNRRRSRIPRREKIFLAVHRHENDLYYKRLDPAEYQLLILLRDGKTLADACSRVISEYDDLDWTARIQRCFARWTETGWFCKRH from the coding sequence ATGGGCGGCCCGCCCATGTCTTCGGTAAGAAACACGGGCGGGCCGCCCGTGCCACGTCGTCAGACGATTGCCGAACTTCGCGAGCTTCAACGCCTCGCGTTCGCGACCATCAGCTTTCCCCTGACCAAAGCTGGCGACCCGCAGCGAACCTTCCGCGATGGCCGGCCCATGCGAGACGTCGCGGCGGGGTTTATCAAGCCCAACGATCGCCTCACGAGCCTCGAACGCATTGCCATCTACAATCGGCAATACTGGTATCGGCTGATGGATTGCCTGTGGGACGATTACCCCGGCTTGCGCGCCATCCTGGGCAAGCAGAAGTTTGAAAAACTGCGCATCGCGTATCTGACACGCTATCCCTCGCGCTCATTCACATTGCGAAATCTGGGCGACCACCTCGTGCAGTTTCTCGAAGAAGAGCCGCAATACACCGCGCCCAACGGAGACATCTGCCTCGACATGGCCCGCTTCGAATGGGCGCAGGTGGTGGCGTTCGACGGAGAAGAACGGCCACCATTGGCGGTGGATGACCTGCTCGGCCAGGATCCCGCCAAACTGCGTTTGTCGCTTCAGCCATATCTGACGTTGTTGGAGATGGATTACCCGCTGGACGATTTCGTGATTGCGGTAAAGAAGCGTGATGAAGCCATGCGCTCGCAAGCCAGCAACGCGATGGAAGCCGAGCGGATCGAGAGCAATCGCCGGCGGTCGCGCATTCCCAGGCGCGAGAAGATTTTTCTCGCGGTACATCGCCACGAGAATGATTTATATTACAAGCGGCTCGATCCGGCGGAGTACCAGTTGCTGATCCTGCTGCGCGATGGGAAGACGCTTGCTGATGCGTGCAGTCGCGTCA